One genomic window of Struthio camelus isolate bStrCam1 chromosome 1, bStrCam1.hap1, whole genome shotgun sequence includes the following:
- the LOC138065693 gene encoding ankyrin repeat domain-containing protein 50-like yields the protein MEGAGSLLRGKPFYCREWALQRLQQSLERSGGGGAGGVLLTGGPGCGKTALCTELLWPTSEAGRRVRLGARALGWHFCQAQDADTLSLRHFVLGLVRQLERSALLQGYREALRLPPAQAALQPGECERDPDEAFKRAVLLPLLDLSPPAQPLLLLVDAVDEGVATPEGEWKPSGRSATIAQLLARHHALLPPWLLLVCSARRQSKALTRTFTGFRRVCLDDLRKAAIVRDVQQYILCRLDREPALRRHLTRETAEMLNQLHIKSNGCFLYLERVLDGVAAGSIVLREIRHIPGTLNGLYLWLCQRLFPRPLFARAQPLLNVLLAAPRPLRPAELHQALWARRASPSWDDFQRLLEALATVLVDGPGDTKLLFHASFAEWLLDVKYCTQRFLCSAADGHVSLALGATARAPQLGPREVHGLARHLLRAGLGLEPCHLALWLVWHGAPLARCLQADPLEPDVLQLLVLAGACVGEPEAGGAGAGPSPSPGVLRRALEREDSVRVLLENGASANQRDASGRTLLASAAHSGNHEVASLLLARGAEVEAPDRGGQTPLTLAARQGHAKVLQCLLSHGAAVNRPDREGWTALRSAAWGGHAEAVATLLRAGADVDCADGEGRTALRAAAWGGHEDIVRTLLQHGARVDRADTEGRTALIAAAYMGHREIVELLLAHGADPNHADADGRTALSVAALCLPASRGYGDVVSLLLERGARVGQRDRDGLTPLLVAACEGHADVVELLLEGGAEVDETDGAGRTALLAAASMGHGAVVSTLLFWGAAVDSVDEEGRTALGAAAAQGSEAVVRALLERGLDENHRDALGWSPLHLAALEGHAGACAALLQHGARVAETDPDGRLPLHLAAQEGHCPCLRLLLESRSPVDHRGRDGRTALALAALQGHRPAVELLLQHGADPNLPDAEGRPLVYLLVLEERPGLAELLLEHGADPEGRDAQGRTALHVSCWQGQLEAARLLLRHGAEVDALDAERRSALHSAAWQGHAGAVRLLLDGGARVDQACSQGATALGIAAQEGHAEVVRVLLERGADACRADRYGRTPSRVAARRGHAAILRLLELHGAPPAPASPPRAAAAAAARSSSDGSGSPAPSPASASPEPAAQPCRSLLPDASLESSRGSSAARSRAAAPAGPADGLSFTQRLQQHSLPRGRSRPGPPAAPWLNGGLPQPLLPIATLDPQLHLKQALKLQFEGPTCGYDCKKETPL from the exons ATGGAGGGCGCGGGCAGCCTGCTGCGCGGGAAGCCCTTCTACTGCCGCGAGTGGGCCCTGCAGCGGCTGCAGCAGAGCCTggagcgcagcggcggcggcggcgcgggcggcgtgCTGCTGaccggcggccccggctgcggcaaGACGGCGCTGTGCACCGAGCTGCTGTGGCCCACGTCGGAGGCCGGGCGCCGGGTCCGGCTGGGGGCCCGCGCCCTGGGCTGGCACTTCTGCCAGGCGCAGGACGCGGACACGCTGTCGCTGCGGCACTTCGTGCTGGGGCTGGTGCGGCAGCTGGAGCGcagcgccctgctgcagggctacCGCGAGGCCCTgcggctgccgcccgcccagGCCGCCCTGCAGCCCGGCGAGTGCGAGCGCGACCCTGACGAGGCCTTCAAGAG GGCCGTGCTGCTGCCCCTCCTGGACCTGTCCCCTccggcccagcccctgctgctgctggtggacgccGTGGACGAGGGGGTCGCGACGCCCGAGGGCGAGTGGAAGCCGTCGGGGCGAAGCGCTACCATCGCGCAGCTGCTGGCGCGGCACCATGCCCTGCTGCccccctggctgctgctggtctGCTCGGCGCGGAGGCAGAGCAAGGCCCTCACCAGGACCTTCACCG GTTTCCGGCGCGTGTGCCTGGACGACCTGCGGAAGGCGGCCATCGTGCGGGATGTGCAGCAGTACATCCTGTGCCGGCTGGACCGGGAGCCCGCCCTGCGCCGGCACCTGACGCGCGAGACTGCCGAGATGCTCAACCAGCTGCACATCAAGAGCAACGGCTGCTTCCTCTACCTGGAGCGGGTGCTGGACGGCGTCGCCGCCGGCTCCATCGTCCTCCGGGAGATCCGGCACATCCCCGGCACCCTCAACGGCCTCTACCTCTGGCTGTGCCAGCGCCTCTtcccgcggccgctcttcgcccGCGCCCAGCCGCTGCTCAACGTGCTGctggccgccccgcggcccctgcGCCCCGCCGAGCTGCACCAGGCGCTCTGGGCGCGCCGCGCCAGCCCCAGCTGGGACGACTTCCAGCGGCTCCTGGAGGCGCTCGCCACCGTGCTGGTGGACGGCCCCGGCGACACCAAGCTGCTCTTCCACGCCAGCTTCGCCGAGTGGCTGCTGGACGTCAAGTACTGCACGCAGCGGTTCCTGTGCAGCGCGGCCGACGGGCACGTCTCGCTGGCCCTCGGCGCCACGGCCCGGGCGCCCCAGCTCGGCCCCCGCGAGGTGCACGGCCTGGCCCGGCACTTGctgcgggccgggctggggctggagccgtgCCACCTGGCGCTGTGGCTGGTGTGGCACGGGGCGCCCCTGGCCCGCTGCCTGCAGGCCGACCCGCTGGAGCCCGAcgtgctgcagctgctggtgctggcgggggcctgcgtGGGCGAGCCGgaggccgggggcgccggggccggcccgtCGCCCTCGCCCGGCGTGCTGCGCCGGGCGCTGGAGCGCGAGGACTCGGTGCGGGTGCTGCTGGAGAACGGGGCCAGCGCCAACCAGCGCGACGCCAGCGGCAGGACGCTGCTGGCCAGCGCCGCCCACAGCGGCAACCACGAGGTGGCCAGCCTGCTGCTGGCGCGGGGCGCCGAGGTGGAGGCGCCCGACCGCGGCGGGCAGACGCCCCTGACGCTGGCCGCCCGCCAGGGCCACGCCAAGGTGCTGCAGTGCCTGCTGAGCCACGGCGCCGCCGTCAACCGGCCGGACCGGGAGGGCTGGACCGCCCTGCGCTCGGCCGCCTGGGGCGGGCACGCCGAGGCCGTGGCCACGCTGCTGCGGGCGGGCGCCGACGTGGACTGCGCGGACGGCGAGGGGCGCacggcgctgcgggcggccgccTGGGGCGGCCACGAGGACATCGTGCGGACGCTGCTGCAGCACGGCGCCCGGGTCGACCGCGCCGACACCGAGGGCCGCACCGCCCTCATCGCCGCCGCCTACATGGGCCACCGCGAGATcgtggagctgctgctggcccacGGGGCCGACCCCAACCACGCCGACGCCGACGGGCGCACCGCCCTCTCCGTGGCCGCCCTCTGCCTGCCGGCCAGCCGCGGCTACGGCGACGTGGTCAGCCTGCTGCTGGAGCGCGGCGCCCGCGTGGGGCAGCGCGACCGGGACGGCCTCACCCCGCTGCTGGTGGCCGCCTGCGAGGGCCACGCCGAcgtggtggagctgctgctggagggcgGTGCGGAGGTGGACGAGACGGACGGGGCCGGGCGCACGGCGCTGCTGGCGGCCGCCTCCATGGGCCACGGGGCGGTGGTGAGCACGCTGCTGTTCTGGGGGGCCGCCGTGGACAGCGTGGACGAGGAGGGGCGCACGGCGctgggcgcggcggccgcccagGGCAGCGAGGCGGTGGTGCGCGCGCTGCTGGAGCGGGGGCTGGACGAGAACCACCGCGACGCCCTGGGCTGGAGCCCGCTGCACCTGGCCGCGCTGGAGGGCCACGCCGGCGCCTGCGCCGCCCTGCTGCAGCACGGCGCCCGCGTCGCCGAGACCGACCCCGACGGCCGCCTGCCCCTGCACTTGGCCGCCCAGGAGGGCCACTGCCCCTGCCTCCGCCTGCTGCTGGAGAGCCGCTCGCCCGTGGACCACCGCGGCCGCGACGGGCGcacggccctggccctggccgcccTGCAGGGCCACCGGCCGGccgtggagctgctgctgcagcacgggGCCGACCCCAACCTGCCCGACGCCGAGGGCCGGCCGCTCGTCTACCTGCtggtgctggaggagcggccggggctggcggagctgctgctggagcacgGGGCCGACCCCGAGGGCCGCGACGCCCAGGGGCGCACGGCGCTGCACGTCTCCTGCTGGCAGGGGCAGCTGGAGGCGGCGCGGCTGCTGCTGCGGCACGGGGCGGAGGTGGACGCGCTGGACGCGGAGCGGCGCTCGGCCCTGCACTCGGCCGCCTGGCAGGGCCACGCGGGCGCCGTGCGGCTGCTGCTGGACGGCGGCGCCCGGGTGGACCAGGCCTGCAGCCAAGGGGCCACGGCGCTGGGCATCGCCGCCCAGGAGGGCCACGCCGAGGTGGTGCGGGTGCTGCTGGAGCGCGGGGCCGACGCCTGCCGCGCCGACCGCTACGGCCGCACGCCCAGCCGCgtggccgcccgccggggccacGCCGCCATCCTgcgcctgctggagctgcacggggccccgccggcccccgcctcgccgccccgcgccgccgccgccgccgccgcgcgctccTCCTCCGacggctccggcagccccgcgcccagcccggccTCCGCCTCGCCCGAGCCCGCGGCCCAGCcgtgccgctccctcctccccgacGCCTCCCTCGAGAGCTCGCGCGGCTCctccgccgcccgctcccgggccgcggcccccgccgggccggccgaCGGCCTCAGCTTCACCCAGCGGCTGCAGCAGCActcgctgccccgcggccgcagccgcccgggccccccggccgccccctggCTCAACggcggcctgccccagcccctcctgcccatcGCCACCCTGGACCCCCAGCTCCACCTCAAGCAGGCGCTGAAGCTGCAGTTCGAGGGCCCCACCTGCGGCTACGACTGCAAGAAGGAGACGCCGCTCTGA
- the C1H11orf42 gene encoding uncharacterized protein C11orf42 homolog: MALEEGNTQALDIREADNNWEMIRDKVVEEQFGPTVVPVPFLEDAASYDLLTVLIKKPGRPPGLLGRARPLVPVGTLGTLLQPGAGLPGAAERPPAAGGAGQGQARYEETRVVEGAPRRVALRLAGLHAAAAAVPELCRGRPALRPELPWLPGRRSLYLLHQVFYSSELALTVTQGSARRCLRIARPCPIAFRCLKVPLGPRGALGPPKPLAGALRAPWVRLATLDPALLRPAPAGDEAAGAAEPRDPPLQPARAPAGKGAGRGAAGAAGSAETRAHAGPPLPGKWPFSRRREPAPGLGDPDRHSMSLPLLQSPPGDSDGEA; encoded by the exons ATGGCACTGGAAGAGGGCAACACCCAGGCCCTGGACATCAGAGAGGCTGACAACAACTGGGAGATGATCAGGGACAAG gtggtggaggagcagtTCGGCCCCACCGTGGTGCCGGTGCCCTTCCTGGAGGACGCCGCCTCCTACGACCTGCTGACGGTGCTCATCAAgaagccggggcggccgccggggctgctggggcgggcaCGGCCCCTGGTGCCGGTGGGGACGCTGGGGACGCTGCTGCAGCCGGGCGCGGGACTCCCCGGGGCGGCCGAgcgcccgccggcggccggcggcgcggggcagggccaGGCGCGCTACGAGGAGACGCGGGTGGTGGAGGGAGCCCCGCGGCGCGTGGCGCTGCGCCTGGCCGGGCtgcacgcggcggcggcggccgtgccggAGCTgtgccggggccgcccggccctgcgccccGAGCTGCCCTGGCTGCCGGGGCGGCGCAGCCTCTACCTCCTCCACCAGGTCTTCTACAGCTCCGAGCTGGCGCTGACCGTCACCCAGGGCTCGGCCCGGCGCTGCCTCCGCAtcgcccggccctgccccatcGCCTTCCGCTGCCTCAAGGTCCCgctcggcccccgcggcgccctcGGGCCCCCCAAGCCGCTGGCAGGGGCGCTGCGGGCGCCCTGGGTCCGCCTGGCGACGCTGGACCCGGCGCTGCTGCGCCCAGCGCCGGCCGGGGACgaggccgccggggcggcggagccccgggacccccccctgcaGCCCGCCCGGGCGCCGGCAGGTAAGGGGGCCGGgagaggggcggccggggcggcgggcagcgccgaaACGCGCGCCCACGCCGGCCCCCCGCTCCCAGGGAAGTGGCCGTTcagccggcggcgggagccggccccCGGCCTGGGCGACCCCGACCGGCACTCCATGTCGCTGCCGCTGCTGCAGAGCCCGCCGGGCGACTCGGACGGCGAGGCCTGA